A single window of Cytobacillus dafuensis DNA harbors:
- the phaZ gene encoding intracellular short-chain-length polyhydroxyalkanoate depolymerase, whose protein sequence is MNEIMIKEVELPNGETISYRERLGGSQNILLVHGNMNSSMHWDVVLEKMDPKYKLYALDQRGFGLSSYHKPFHSIKELAEDLKYFIEAIGLKDFTIVGWSLGGAVCMQYVADNPDVCDKMILLASGSTRGYPLFESNENGFPDLTKRVQSYDQTKREKTKVVTTEHAYATRNREFLRMVYDAVIYTKNKPDPERYEEYIDDMLTQRNYAEILHALNTFNISKEFNGLTEGTGEAEKIKIPTLVLYGDRDLVITKEMNEEIVDDIGENAFFVELKDCGHSPLIDDLEQLLQAMSEFLDK, encoded by the coding sequence ATGAATGAAATCATGATAAAAGAAGTTGAACTGCCTAATGGGGAAACGATTAGCTATCGGGAAAGATTAGGGGGGAGTCAAAACATTCTGCTCGTTCATGGAAATATGAATTCCTCTATGCATTGGGATGTTGTTCTAGAAAAAATGGACCCAAAATATAAACTTTATGCTTTGGATCAGAGGGGTTTTGGCCTTTCAAGCTATCATAAACCATTCCATTCAATTAAAGAGCTTGCTGAAGATCTTAAGTATTTTATAGAAGCAATTGGACTTAAAGACTTTACAATTGTTGGGTGGTCTTTAGGTGGAGCTGTTTGTATGCAGTATGTAGCTGATAATCCCGATGTTTGCGATAAAATGATTTTGCTTGCATCTGGATCTACAAGGGGATATCCTCTCTTTGAATCAAATGAAAATGGCTTTCCGGATTTAACGAAGCGTGTCCAATCGTATGATCAAACAAAACGCGAGAAAACCAAGGTCGTGACAACTGAGCATGCGTATGCAACGAGAAATCGTGAATTTTTAAGAATGGTTTACGATGCCGTCATTTATACAAAAAACAAACCAGATCCAGAGAGATATGAAGAATATATTGATGACATGCTCACACAAAGGAATTATGCTGAAATCCTGCATGCATTAAATACATTTAACATTAGTAAGGAATTCAATGGACTAACAGAAGGAACAGGTGAAGCAGAAAAAATTAAAATTCCGACACTCGTACTGTATGGAGATCGTGATTTGGTGATTACGAAGGAAATGAATGAAGAGATTGTGGATGACATAGGAGAGAATGCTTTCTTTGTCGAATTAAAAGATTGCGGACATTCACCACTCATCGATGATTTGGAGCAGCTGCTTCAAGCAATGTCGGAATTTTTGGATAAATAA
- the fabG gene encoding 3-oxoacyl-ACP reductase FabG has product MRLKDKVAIITGAANGIGFAAAETFAREGASVALADYDAELGKARAGELQDKGFSVEFFQVNVAERESIDQMVTAVKDSFGKIDILVNNAGITRDGMLSKLSSEDFQSVLDVNLTGVFHCTQAVLPAMLEQGKGKIINTSSVSGVYGNIGQTNYAATKAGVVGMTKTWAKELGRKGINVNAVAPGFIYTGMTAKVPEKVIGQMQMMIPLGRLGNPEDIANAYLFLASNESDYVNGTVLHVDGGIMM; this is encoded by the coding sequence ATGAGACTTAAAGATAAAGTAGCTATTATTACAGGTGCTGCGAATGGGATTGGTTTTGCAGCAGCAGAGACGTTTGCTCGCGAAGGAGCGTCTGTAGCACTGGCTGATTATGATGCAGAATTAGGTAAGGCAAGAGCTGGGGAGCTGCAAGACAAGGGGTTTAGTGTGGAGTTCTTCCAGGTAAATGTTGCTGAAAGAGAAAGTATTGATCAGATGGTTACGGCTGTAAAAGATTCATTTGGAAAAATTGATATTTTAGTTAATAATGCAGGGATTACAAGAGATGGAATGCTCTCGAAATTATCAAGTGAAGATTTTCAGTCCGTGCTTGATGTGAATCTAACTGGAGTTTTCCATTGCACCCAAGCGGTACTGCCTGCCATGCTCGAACAGGGAAAAGGAAAAATTATAAACACCTCATCTGTTTCAGGAGTGTATGGCAATATTGGGCAAACGAATTATGCTGCAACGAAAGCAGGAGTAGTTGGGATGACCAAGACTTGGGCAAAGGAATTGGGTCGTAAAGGAATTAATGTGAATGCAGTTGCTCCAGGGTTTATTTATACGGGAATGACAGCTAAAGTTCCCGAAAAGGTAATTGGGCAAATGCAAATGATGATCCCTTTAGGACGACTAGGTAACCCGGAGGATATTGCCAATGCCTACCTTTTCCTCGCTTCAAACGAATCAGATTATGTCAATGGCACCGTCTTGCATGTCGATGGCGGGATTATGATGTGA
- a CDS encoding acyl-CoA synthetase — MGWELDWLENRARLTPDSIALIEAEKNQMLTYKEINNRANGLAGWLADQGIGKGDRVALLSPNHISYFDLLFACGKLGAIFVPVNWRLSSEEIKYILQDCTPKIIGCHSNFSNIVMKVTNKHSKMIQTNSDRYEQIVKNKIEGMEKTAFLETDPLIIIYTGGTTGKPKGVVLSHQSIIWNAINTIISWGLNEKDVTLTYLPLFHTGGLNALSIPLLMSGGKVVIADQFDPVQAMDYLNSYKCTIVLFVPTMYHMISEKPEFSYASFPFTKTFLSGGAPCPLEIYAKFKNKGLQFKEGYGLTEAGPNNFFIGLEDADRKRGSVGKPMIINEVKIVKEDGTEARENETGELLIKGKHTFSHYWNNEEATKDAKKNDWLHTGDLARKDSEGYYYIVGRKKEIIITGGENVYPLEIEQWLSAHPDINEAAVIGLPDEKWGERVSAFISLKVDGALTVEEVQMYCRSKLGSYKIPRTIVILDELPKTHVGKVDKKELKRIGIQFQIEK, encoded by the coding sequence GTGGGGTGGGAACTTGATTGGCTGGAGAATAGAGCGAGATTAACACCGGATTCTATTGCACTTATTGAAGCCGAAAAAAATCAAATGCTTACATATAAAGAAATTAATAACCGGGCAAATGGATTAGCAGGTTGGTTAGCCGATCAAGGGATAGGAAAAGGAGACCGTGTGGCCTTACTATCACCAAATCATATAAGTTATTTTGATTTGTTATTTGCTTGCGGAAAGCTAGGTGCGATTTTTGTACCAGTAAATTGGCGCTTATCTAGTGAGGAAATTAAATATATTCTTCAAGATTGCACACCTAAAATAATAGGATGCCATTCAAATTTTTCTAATATTGTTATGAAAGTCACCAATAAGCATTCTAAAATGATTCAAACAAATAGTGATCGATATGAGCAAATAGTAAAAAACAAAATAGAAGGAATGGAAAAAACAGCATTCCTGGAAACAGATCCTCTTATTATCATTTACACTGGAGGTACAACTGGTAAACCAAAAGGAGTCGTCCTTTCACACCAATCCATTATTTGGAATGCAATAAATACAATCATTAGCTGGGGATTAAATGAAAAGGATGTAACATTAACTTATTTGCCATTATTCCATACAGGTGGATTAAATGCGCTTTCTATTCCACTACTCATGAGTGGGGGAAAAGTAGTTATTGCAGATCAATTTGATCCCGTCCAAGCAATGGATTATTTAAATTCTTATAAATGTACAATTGTCTTATTCGTTCCTACTATGTACCATATGATCAGCGAAAAGCCAGAATTTAGCTATGCTTCCTTCCCTTTTACTAAAACTTTTTTATCTGGGGGAGCACCATGTCCTCTAGAAATCTATGCAAAATTTAAAAACAAGGGGCTCCAGTTTAAAGAAGGATACGGACTAACAGAGGCAGGACCGAATAACTTTTTTATAGGTTTAGAGGATGCAGATAGGAAAAGAGGGTCTGTTGGCAAGCCGATGATTATTAATGAAGTAAAGATTGTTAAAGAAGATGGAACAGAGGCAAGAGAAAATGAAACAGGTGAGCTGCTGATTAAAGGGAAACATACATTCAGCCATTATTGGAATAATGAAGAAGCTACGAAGGATGCGAAAAAAAATGATTGGCTTCATACTGGAGATTTAGCTAGAAAGGATTCAGAGGGCTATTATTACATCGTAGGAAGAAAAAAAGAGATTATCATTACCGGTGGGGAAAATGTGTATCCATTAGAAATAGAGCAATGGTTGTCAGCACACCCGGACATAAATGAAGCTGCGGTTATTGGCCTTCCAGACGAAAAATGGGGAGAACGGGTTTCAGCTTTCATTAGTTTAAAAGTGGATGGAGCTTTGACAGTAGAGGAAGTTCAAATGTATTGCCGTTCTAAACTAGGAAGCTATAAGATTCCAAGAACTATAGTGATTCTAGATGAACTTCCTAAGACTCATGTAGGCAAGGTGGATAAAAAAGAATTAAAAAGGATTGGTATTCAATTTCAAATAGAAAAATAG